In Sesamum indicum cultivar Zhongzhi No. 13 linkage group LG8, S_indicum_v1.0, whole genome shotgun sequence, the sequence aatgtcATTTTACGTACATTGAACGAAGATGAGGGACTTGACTTGACTTGAGAGTTTTCAGTGCttactgatattaatttatgaggGTTATGTCAAAGTGAACAATACTTTATACAAATATGTCTGattcaaataaacaaatacacGCCACAATAAAGACATTTCATGGTTCAGTTCATTGTCCAATCTGAATTCCGAGATTGGATGAGTTAGGTCATTACCCACCTTTTGCTTTGTTTGGGTGATTTTCTTGGTGCCATTGAACATCCCCAAGAAGTTGAATTCTTGATATGCTTTTCCAGTCTCTCGCTATCTTCTGCCAAACACGATTTCTGCATACAACGTTTTTCGCAAGGGAAAGACAAAGTTTAGCAGGTACCAAATAAAGGAAAACATTCTATTCTGGAGGTAAAAATTGAGCAGTACTCAACCTTTTAGTACAATTTGCACTTttctatgttttatttaaattgtgtATTAATCTTCCCAGTTCattaatgattaataaaataaaatgtaaatatcCGGTTGTCTTAAATAACACTTTGTCGTCTTAGAATTGAGTATATTGGTAAATTTTAACCCGTcgacttaattaatattcggTGAAATTATCGTTACTGGATAAATATTAACTGATATTCAGACATAGATGACAGGAAATTAGattgattttgaaatcaagagagggagaagaattaaatttgagttGGTTTAAGGTGCGAATTATAGACATTCCTCTGAACTTGTCTAATTATTGCAactgaaatataaaaaaagaataataataacccTTTTAGCAATAAttctgataaaaaataattgtaagaATGAGAGACGAAGATGAGGCTGAAAGTGCTGGAAAATGGAAGAATTGTACATTTTTTAATGCTCATGTAATAATATCATCTTCCTCACTAGTTTTTCTGCCTGTTTACATTGAAACAGAGGgaccaatcatttatatattgcCCGACATCAAAATAAGATTCTTGGAGGAAACGAAAATATGGAAACTACATAAGAAGGTCCGAATTCTACAATCATGCATAGGAAATTTTCAGGAAAATaaggaaaatttaaaaaaaaaaaaaaaattaaaaaaaaaacacttcgTCTTCATCTTCCTTTCTCTCACCTGCAGAGTCTGTCCCTGGATTCCAGTCTTCCCACCCATCCATTCTCAAGAATTCACACACAAAAGAAGTATACAGTGTCTGTAGTTTCCAGGGCCTGGAATTAAGTTCCAGCAAGTAGTATTTATATATGGCTTTTGTCCCAGCAGCTGAATCCATGTTCAGAAACCATGACGATGGCCATTTGCCCACATTATCATCCTGTGCTCCTCAAGACTTAAACGGTACGTTCTGGCGATTCTTTTACAACGTTTATTCTGTTCATTTCCTTACAAGAAATCCTAATTCTTGTAAAAATTTTGTTCAGATGTTTCCCAGTTCTTGATGAGGAGATCCATGTCATATTCCAGGCCATTTGATGTCGAAGAATTGCAGCCCGAGGATGACATGTCGGACGATGGCTGTCAGCATTTGGGAGAGAAGAAACGGAGGCTGAACCTGGAGCAGGTGAAGGCCCTGGAGAGGAGCTTTGAATCAGGCAACAAACTGGAAGCCGACAGGAAAATGCAGCTGGCTCGGGCTTTGGGCCTGAAGCCCCGACAGGTTGCTATATGGTTTCAGAACAGAAGGGCCCGATGGAAGACTAAGCAACTGGAGAAGGATTACGGTGTCCTGAAGAGACAGTTTGAGTTAATCAAGGCTGATAATGATGCCCTCAAGTCTCAGAATAAGGAACTTCGCTCACAGGTTTATTATGTTTTCCTATGTTTATTGGGccttaattatgattattattcctattttctttaattcatGTTCAATTATCAGTTTTCCCATGATGTAGAATATTCAAACAACAATCAAGTGATGTTAATTTCCTTCCCAATTTTCTAAGGTATCATAAATTCGAGTAGTTTCGACtgttatttattataggtAACTGTTCTTTAATCTTTAATATGCTGCAGCTGACTGCCCTGAGAAGTAGAAAATCAACTGGTTCCGAAACAATCAACCTCAACAAAGACAATGAGGGTTCTTGGAGCAATGGAAGCCTTGAAAACAGTAGTCATGATGTCAAACTTAACACAACATCAACAGACAGCACAATAATGTTTTATCATCCCAACAACAATCAGGGTTTCGTTTCCCCTTCATCCGTTGGAGCTGCTTCTCTGACGCATATACTCCAATCTTCATCAAGAACAGCTGATCACTTGCAGGCGTCGTCGAACCAGCCCCACTGCAGCCTGTTCGGCGGCATTGAGGAAAACCAGGAGTTCTGGCCCTGGCCTGAGCAGCAAACTTTCCATTGATGAATATATTTCAATCGATCGTACTGAATGTCTGtagtatataattttgatttttgctaATAGATCAGGCTGATCACTAGGTTTATCCTGGGGCAAAAATCAGACCTGCAATGAGTGAAATTGTTTTGGTCCCCGAGCCGCAGCCTAATTTGACAGATATGGCTGTGCTCCTCACTGTATTGCCAGACATGCATGCCGGTGGCAACATTAATGCTAGGAGCACCGTTAGATTTGCAGCCTGCTGCTGAGAAATGTACCCTAGTCCTGAGCCCCTCCAAGCATAAATGTCATTGTGTGCTTATAAACCATGTAAGGGCACAGTGTATTTCTGGGATCTTTGTTTTGCTTGTTCTGATGAATTCTGTAGGCAGTCCGACAAAAGTTGATTGTATGTTGAATAGGAATATGGTAAAATGGAAATGACACCTACCGACATTTCTGCATTTCATCTAATAGGCTAAAGAAGTAGACTCGTAACTTCCAAACAGGGGTACACATTAAGCATGGCCAGTTTTACATTGTTGATCATGACAGTAAGATGAAACTGTAAAAGCACACAAATGATTTTTAGATTGTCAACAGAGACTCTGAATCTATGACTATACATTCCTCGGTAAACTGACAGTAGTAGGGGAAGACAaggttatatttaataatatcaaacaaCTATGGTTTCTCAAAGTCCACTTTCACCTCTTACATAAACCCTGCACAAGAACAACACGAAACTCTGCAGCTACATGGTTGAGCAATCCCAAGATTTCTGGTTTTAAGAAGAAAGCCGCATTCTCACCTCCTCCAACCCGGCTGGAGTACTTTATCTGACATGTGATGTAAaacatttgtaatttattcaaactGAGAGGACAACATAAATGGAGGAAAATGCATGAGCTCATACAACCTAATGACACATGATACCAAAGGATATGAGCAGAGAATCAAGTTGCATAAGAAAATCATCATAAATAGAAGCAAATTTCACAAGGCCTAAATAGACAGAAGAAATGAATCACTATGGAAAGAAGTGATAATGGTTGACTAAATTACTAAATAGTGAAAGTATGCTTACCATCTCTCGAGGACGACATCGATCTGTTAGTTTTGCCGCCTCCCTTGCCATTAGCTTGCACTGGCTTCTGTATTCTGGGTGACAATGAACTCAATTTGCCATTGGTCGAGGCTGGGAGCGAGTGACGGCGAACATAACCATGTTCTGCCCCATCTTCACTAAATTTAGAAGATCCCTGAGCTCTAAGCTTTGCCTTAGCAGACTCAGTGGCTGCCATATAACTTGGCAGGCTTGCGGTGTTCtgtgaaatattttcagtatACTCCTGTTTTGCCGGAAGAGATCTCCTCTTCCTGATTTTCTGATTTTCCTTGCCACTCTCATCTTCCTTAGAGCTCAGTTCCTCGTGCAAAAACTGATTACTTTCCATCTTGTCACCATTTTCCAAGGAACGAGTCTCAACAAGAGGATGATCATCATGTAGCACATCAACTGGCTCAACCGTTGTCATTGTTTCTTGAGGAGCTTCAAGCAAAGCCAGTTTATCAACTACAACATCGGAATCAGCAGGCTTTTCAGTGGAAATTATCTTTCCTGGCCCAGAAACTTCAGGTGCTGTGGAATTCAACATTGTTTTCCCATTCGTCTGTGGCTGTGGCTTTTCAGGTTCCATTTCTGACTTTTTAGAAGCCGCCGCTGCGTTTAAATTTCTGACTTTTAAGAGGCCGCCGTTGCAGAGGCAGAAACTTTTCTCAGATTCCGTTTGACCCTCTCAAGTTCATTTTGGGGCAGGTCTTGCACTGACTCTGTTTGATGACTTGTGACCTTCCTTGGATTCCGCTTGGGCTTATCCATTTCCAAAGAACCTAAAGCACCATTATCACCATTTGCTGAACTTGAAGCCTTTCTGATAGTTCTTTTTGACTTTCCAGCATCATTCTCCACAATTTGTGAGCCATTCTGCTTCTTCTGAGGCTTCACATTCAAAACTTTTCTTGGGCGTGCAGGTGGTTCCCAGAAGCAAGATAATGACCAGCGCTCAAGCCAGTTCCAAGCTGAATTGGGTTCAGCCAGATCATATTGAAGACTCAGGGGCATTGCAGTTGGCAATGACAGAACAAGCTAGCACAATCAGCAAAGTATGTTATCAGAACCTTAGTAAAAAGAAATGTTTATTGGACAATTACGTTCACCATACTATTCTTCATTTAAACATATGTGAACagctttaatatttttatgattataagATTTTAGTTGAATGGATCATCTGAGACAGGAATCTCCATGTTATAGACCAAAGTTTATGTAAAGATGCAGCATCGATCCATATTTTTGCGTTGTTTCAAAGCAAACCAAACACTTTAAGTGGACAATACATGTAGGTGAAACAGGAACTAATTTCAGAAACATGTCCCTTCTGTGCAAACCCGACAAAACATgtgcataatattttataagtagTTTTATTGCTACataaatatagtaaaagaTCATTACATGTTCATACAAGCATGAATACACGCAATAACAGTTTTGTGCCATGGGTAAAAATAACTCATTAGATGTAAACTGTATGCATCCCATAAAACCTTAATGTGACTTATTGTCTTATTTTAATGTAAGGCCTTGACAATTTCCTGGTATTCCAAATGAGTAAAAGTAATTCGAGGATATTATTGTTCTTGTAAGGCTGGATCTAGGCGACCACACTGCAAAGTGAAAAGTCCAATTGTGAGAGGAAATCAGAACAATGATATCTTAGTGAAGAGGGGCTATATTTTGTCTTGTCCATTTTGCACGAGTTACTGCAGCAAGGACCATATACAAAAGAaatccattaaaaaaattgatattgattAACTCTACAAATGAAATATTCTACCGAaggaacaattaatattttcttgctttgtcCAGAAAACATTATAACCAACCTTATGGACATAAGCATTTGTTGCTAGCTTCTCTGACCCAACAATTGAGTTTGCTCCAAGATCCACCTGTTCAGCATCCTgattaaataacataaatatttaacaagAAGCACAAAGAACCTTCCAAAATAaatggttatatatttaatatataactaAACCAATATATCCAGGGGAAAACCAGAAATTTGCATGAATCCATTTACATGTGCCAAGAGTAAGATGAGATGAAATAATTGTTTGGCATAAGTCAAGACTTCTAATCGGGATGTtttcaaatacatatatatatatatgtgtgtgtgtgtgtgtataacgAAGATTATGGAAGTTAAAATGAATGAGAAGATTCTATAATGCGTGAGAAGGAAAATCCAAGCCaaaaatcaccaaaattaAGATCATAGACAAGATATTGAGACAAAAGGTGccaaacaataattttatatttatacacacaAAGAAAGCAGAAACAATCCAAGGTGTTTAAAGCAGATGATAGATGTCAGCTATGCGAACAAATCAAAGAgccaaaataagaaaagagacacaaaaggaaaataaaaaggcAATGTAGGTTCGTCAATGAAGTTACACAATTTGGACTTACCTGAAGCTTTCCCACATTATACTTTTTATGGCCTTCGTGCATGCTATCTGAGAGTCTAACTCTTCTTCCACGAGCCAGCGCCTGGATCTTAACAACTGCCTGCATGCAACGCAAAGTGGCAACAGCCTGTCTCCTAACCAAATGTCCACGAATAAGAGCTTGGAGCCTTATGATACCCTTGAGAGCCCGAAAAGCCCGACGAGCCTGTTAACATAGGcgaaagtaaataatataaaaaaaaaaagccctAGAGCCGTGTTACACACATCTAACAGCCAGGAAAGAAGTCTAGAGGAACTATGTGTAGAGATACTTAGTTGAACCCCTCCTTACAATTTACATAAACTCAGGAGCAGGCAAACATCTTCACTTGTAAAAGCATTTCCTGAATGGTTTTGCATTTTGACCATGAATGTCAGGATTGGCTATAAAACCCTTTTTGGAAACAGCTCCAGCCCATGTATGATATCCTCCATAGGAATAAATACAAGTATGACTAATGTGATGAACACATTGTAATCACAAATCATTGAACAACCCCTGATAAAATCCCGACGGAGATACACATGTATTTGTGGAAGGATTAAAATCACTACAAGTTCATCTAGAACTTCTGAAGCACCCTCCCTTGGTCAGACAAAGCAGAATAATCAGCTATGTAGCAACTTGACATGCAATGCCAGATAATATTACCAAGTAGCCCCTAAATGCTGCTTGTGCTTTTCTGGCAGCTTGTCCTTGTCTCAGCATCTCAGCATCACTGACTTGCACTGGAACAAAATTACTATGTGATTCCAAATCTTGATTCACAGGTAAAGAAGCAACAGTGCTGGATAGAACGCCAGATGTGCCCTTCTCAAGTTCCACATTCTCCGGACCTTTATCAGTAACCTGACAAGGATCTGATATGACAGGGGAATTCTCACCCAGATCCTCTGCTGGTGTCTTTGCAGGAGCCTTTTTATCAGATGTAACATTCTGCATAGGTTTCAATTACGATCAGCGTACAGAGTCTTTGTGTATGtgatggaaaaattgcataatttttaatttataatcctatCTTAACGTTGGAATACACATAACTGACTGCAAGTAATAATTTCCCTAGATTGAAGAGCCTTAAACAAAATTAGTAAGTAACAatgaataattgaaataattatttgaaatcaGATATCGGCAGAATTTCAACtttcattacatttttaaCATCAGGCCCCGGCTAGTACGACGCACTTCTACAAAACCTAATGGACTAAAGAAAGCACAAATAGAATTTCGCAGAAACTAAATTAGGCAGTAGAAACAAACATTGTAATCCTGGTTATAAGGAAATTGAACATAGTAACAAATTAGTAAAAGAACTTACCAAATGTTATATACAGAGTGCAAAGTCATAGAATCTACTGAATCTAATGCTAAATAAGTAACAATATCAACTGAGGTTAAAAAGGGATAAGATGTCCAGATGAATGTTCCAACCATAGGTATTTCCAACAGAGCTTAGATAGAAAACAAAGGAAGGAACCATTATAAAACCAGAAAGATTACAGGAAGAACTCTTCCTTCATGATCAGGATTCAGGAAGATCCAAGTTTCAAATTGTAGATAATAACTTGAGAAGCCAAGTATGTAAGGCAAGAAGGTAGCCTGATAATTATTACAACACAATCCATGCACACTGGCAAATTGAAATATACAGTTAACCGTAGACTTTCACgaaaacaaccaaaaaaaaggaGCTGGTGAACAAAGGGAGACACAAAACTTCTTACTTTGGATAGATTAGATTTAGAATGCTTCTTCCCGAACAGTACAGTCTTGATCCATCTTCCAGGAGACTTCCCCATAGTATTTCAATGCTAGAAAAACTGATAATTCAAGCTCTGCATGGCATAAAAAAAGCCTAAGCCTGAATACACGAGAGTTGGAAGATGCATGACCACACATGTACAAATGAGAACcgaaataaaacaaagaaggCAAAAAGGCTGATGCATCTACTCTAGTGATCAGTCTACTTTTTCCACTCCAATGAAAAGCAACAGTTTTTAAGACATAGAGGATAAAAATTGTATTCTGGAACCGTTAGCAACTATAAGAATCCAAAGCAAAAATAGTATCAAATTTGTAGAAGACAGTAACAACAGCGGAAAGAAGAAATAATCCATCCAGGAATTCACCAAATCTTTcgcataaaaaaaaatctacgAAACAGGGAATTAGTGGAAAAAGGAAACagtgaatttaaattaaactgtCAGAAgctaaaaatgaatattaatcCTCATCTCCAGACaaaccaaaaacaaagaacaaaacaCAAAGGCAAATCAGAAAATGGTAAAAACGTTCATAAACCCACCAAGATCTGTAACTAAACCcataaaaaatagcaaaaccCCAGAACCAAACACATAAAATGCAGGGCAAAAGAAGCGAAAAACACAAAGATTAGAGTGGGTTTCGGTGGAATGTAGCTCAGATCTGAGATTTTTCCAACCTGAatacagaaacaaaaagaaaagaaaggaattcTTTCGCAGCTCCAAAGTTCTTGAAGAGAACCCACAaacttaaaagaataatagacCCAGTTACTACATACACATCACACATACAAAACTTAAACGAAAGGTAAAATCTTTGAGGATAAACAAAAGCAATAAATGCGAAATTTCAAAGATGAAAGTAAAAACAACAAGAATGAATGGGCTCTCGAACCGCCCTACTACCTCTACATTCAATTTCATATACTCATGGCAACCAAAAATGGCaccgtctctctctctctctactctaCTCGCTCTCTTAGCATTCCTTGTTTTCTTCACTGGTGAAAGCCCAGAAATGGAGAGggtaaatatacatacattagACTGTATGTATACATGTTGTGGTGAGGTGGTACAGTGAGTGGGGTTTGTAGTTATACAGTCGCTTTTACTAAAGTTGTTGAGTGTTcgtacattttcttttttcctctctcattgcaatatcttattattacattaaaaaaattataaatataacggACCGTcgaaagaatatttattagataaatattaatactaaaaaatatttataatttttaaataataataaaataattataattttaataaatttcgaCCTAAAAAAAAGTTAGCATGCTATGTGATGATGTACAAAGTattaggaaaaatgaaaacatattaattaccAAATATCTAAGTTAAATTTCTTTGGCggctaattaaatttacagtcaaaaaaccttttttttggcattcttaatttttttaattatatattttttggaaattcaataaaaaaagtatttttactgAATAAATTAGCATTAACCAAAAAGTGTCCGTCTTCATTATAACAATGTCAATAAAAGTACAGAttgaactttttattgtaccttttatttcatttaatatatatatataaagatcatattatttattttatttaaaaaaagtttctatccacataatatatatatatattggaaaaaatataatagaatttaagataaaaaatttcagtccaataaaaataacataaatattcaATCTTTATTAGAATTTCAGTTTCCTATGCAGTGGTTCTTACTTGAGGcaaaatcattttttgttttaccaaatttagaccaatccatatatttttatttacaaaatcaaGTATCATGCTCATCATTAAATTCGACAATTAAATGATTGACgtatatactattttttaaaaaaataaaagaaatatatcaattattcaTACTTTCAGTACATAAAAATACTATACTATGGATCAAAAGGGAGATTCTTAtggtaataattttagttgGCATAACGAGTATAGATTAAAATGcccacaaatatatttatttctgtcCTAAAATAAACATCACtttattcaatcaatttcTGTTTATACACATTTTAAGTTAATTCATTAAGGaaataatctaataatttatatcagaaaatatataattataatatatacacgtaTCGAGTGTGCGCCCACAAAATGGAACCGGTAGAGTACACATCCCTTGTGATATGTATTGTTGGTAAGAGTATAGTCACAAAACAATGTGTAaatgatgaatgtagtaataTCCAAATCCAAGACAAGAAGCATAAGGTTGGTTGCAGAGGAAAACGCCAACGTGTGGTCGTACGTTGTTGTGTTGTTGGGAGTGCAAGCATGGAAGTGTGCATGAGTAATAAGTAAGTTGTAGGACATACCCTCCAATTTAGGGTACCCCCTCCCTCAAAACACCTCCACCTAAGGGCTTAGGGAGGGTACTATTAGTTATTAATAGGAGGGTTTTATTTGGAGGTAAGATTAGGTGAGGTGCAGTGTACCCTGATGAGGGACCC encodes:
- the LOC105167666 gene encoding homeobox-leucine zipper protein ATHB-13-like, with the translated sequence MAFVPAAESMFRNHDDGHLPTLSSCAPQDLNDVSQFLMRRSMSYSRPFDVEELQPEDDMSDDGCQHLGEKKRRLNLEQVKALERSFESGNKLEADRKMQLARALGLKPRQVAIWFQNRRARWKTKQLEKDYGVLKRQFELIKADNDALKSQNKELRSQLTALRSRKSTGSETINLNKDNEGSWSNGSLENSSHDVKLNTTSTDSTIMFYHPNNNQGFVSPSSVGAASLTHILQSSSRTADHLQASSNQPHCSLFGGIEENQEFWPWPEQQTFH
- the LOC105167665 gene encoding protein IQ-DOMAIN 31, whose translation is MGKSPGRWIKTVLFGKKHSKSNLSKNVTSDKKAPAKTPAEDLGENSPVISDPCQVTDKGPENVELEKGTSGVLSSTVASLPVNQDLESHSNFVPVQVSDAEMLRQGQAARKAQAAFRGYLARRAFRALKGIIRLQALIRGHLVRRQAVATLRCMQAVVKIQALARGRRVRLSDSMHEGHKKYNVGKLQDAEQVDLGANSIVGSEKLATNAYVHKLVLSLPTAMPLSLQYDLAEPNSAWNWLERWSLSCFWEPPARPRKVLNVKPQKKQNGSQIVENDAGKSKRTIRKASSSANGDNGALGSLEMDKPKRNPRKVTSHQTESVQDLPQNELERVKRNLRKVSASATAAASKKSEMEPEKPQPQTNGKTMLNSTAPEVSGPGKIISTEKPADSDVVVDKLALLEAPQETMTTVEPVDVLHDDHPLVETRSLENGDKMESNQFLHEELSSKEDESGKENQKIRKRRSLPAKQEYTENISQNTASLPSYMAATESAKAKLRAQGSSKFSEDGAEHGYVRRHSLPASTNGKLSSLSPRIQKPVQANGKGGGKTNRSMSSSRDDKVLQPGWRR